The Ornithodoros turicata isolate Travis chromosome 7, ASM3712646v1, whole genome shotgun sequence genome includes a region encoding these proteins:
- the LOC135400121 gene encoding protein GUCD1-like encodes MLCMDDANVLIPVTHVQQQLTWDCGISCVAMLLGDNQRNYLLTCKEKIANEEGFGTSTWTIDLCYLLKRFGVRHIYRTITLGVNTRFVDHFYYKRSLKKDLSRVEQRFRDSPKCGVVVECREMTLPEMLDHLSGGNPMVVLVDASSLYCDTCESSKVVGALRSMLNLYSPYQGHYVVVCGYRLSDRKFLYRNPAKSNRVCTVPFDAFEHARKQFGTDQDVILVQQSGDGPL; translated from the coding sequence ATGCTGTGCATGGATGACGCAAATGTCCTCATCCCCGTTACTCACGTCCAGCAACAACTGACGTGGGACTGCGGTATTTCTTGTGTCGCTATGCTTCTCGGTGACAACCAACGAAATTACCTGCTGACCTGCAAGGAAAAAATTGCCAACGAAGAAGGGTTCGGCACCTCGACGTGGACAATCGACCTCTGTTACCTTTTAAAACGGTTTGGTGTCCGTCACATTTACCGGACTATAACTCTGGGTGTGAACACACGCTTTGTGGACCATTTTTATTACAAGAGGAGCCTTAAAAAGGATCTATCTCGGGTGGAACAACGGTTCCGCGACTCCCCCAAGTGTGGTGTTGTCGTCGAATGTAGAGAAATGACGCTGCCTGAAATGCTGGACCACTTGTCTGGCGGCAATCCTATGGTGGTTTTGGTGGATGCAAGCTCCTTGTATTGTGATACCTGCGAATCCAGCAAAGTGGTTGGCGCACTACGAAGCATGCTTAACCTGTACAGTCCATATCAAGGGCACTACGTCGTCGTCTGCGGGTATCGGTTGAGTGATCGCAAGTTTCTGTACAGGAATCCGGCCAAAAGTAATCGTGTGTGTACGGTACCTTTCGATGCATTTGAACATGCACGGAAACAGTTTGGTACGGACCAAGACGTCATACTGGTACAGCAAAGTGGGGATGGACCTTTGTGA